From Amia ocellicauda isolate fAmiCal2 chromosome 12, fAmiCal2.hap1, whole genome shotgun sequence, a single genomic window includes:
- the LOC136764016 gene encoding adenosine receptor A1-like, translating into MGLADTGLCVVAVPATLLSDLGSPVPFYPCLLLSCFVLAGAMVSSFHHLLMAYYRWRLVTHPHSYLTYVVFLCGVLLPLVAITVLYCQVFRAIRVHCKTTIHLSPSPSPSFSPPALSSLTPPSPLCFPCSIPSPRRPSPFVRRQKRVAGLTALLFALYFVSRLPFNLLNLFLLLCPSCPLPPWAPPLAILFAIFSAASNPLLYLMKGGLRRGGR; encoded by the exons ATGGGCCTAGCAGACACGGGGCTCTGTGTGGTGGCTGTCCCCGCTACGCTGCTCTCGGACCTGGGCTCACCTGTCCCCTTCTACCCATGTCTACTACTCAGCTGCTTTGTTCTGGCTGGAGCCATGGTCTCCTCCTTCCATCACCTTCTGATGGCCTACTATAGATGGAGGCTGGTCACTCATCCACACAG CTATCTCACCTACGTGGTGTTCCTGTGCGGGGTTCTGTTGCCACTAGTTGCCATCACTGTGTTGTACTGCCAGGTTTTCCGGGCAATCCGGGTACACTGTAAAACAACCATccacctctccccctccccctctccctccttctcaccTCCTGCCCTTTCTTCCCTTACTCCTCCATCCCCCCTCTGCTTCCCCTGCTCCATTCCTTCCCCTCGCCGGCCCTCCCCATTTGTTCGCCGTCAGAAGCGGGTGGCTGGGCTGACTGCGCTACTCTTTGCCCTCTACTTTGTCTCCCGTCTACCTTTCAACCTCCTTAACCTGTTCCTGCTGCTCTGTCCCTCCTGCCCACTGCCACCCTGGGCTCCCCCACTCGCCATACTGTTTGCCATCTTTAGTGCTGCCTCCAACCCCCTGCTGTACCTGATGAAGGGTGGGCTGAGAAGGGGGGGacgctga